The Drosophila miranda strain MSH22 chromosome Y unlocalized genomic scaffold, D.miranda_PacBio2.1 Contig_Y9_pilon, whole genome shotgun sequence DNA window aaaaatgaGGCGGTGACGATCCCGCGATGTAGCGCGCTGTGACGAACCTTCTTAAGGTTCGTTACaccaccccacccccccctTTCTTCCGGGAGGAGGGCGACGCAGACAGGCGCGGCCCGGGATCGCTTGTGGACCCGGTAGCACTGATCCCAGGACCAGCTTCGGAAACGGAGCCTCTCCGCTTCCAGCAGCCGCTGGTGTATCTCCTCGATGAAACCCGCCGGTAGGGCCCGGCCTGGGATGTTCACCTGCCAATCTGCCGGCGCGATTACCCACTGGGTGGGCTGGTTCAGCTCTTCGATCAGGGAgaagtccgctggactttgcccctCCCGCGTAGATTCGTCTTGAAGAAATCGTAGTATTTCATCCAAGTCGCAGTCCACCAGCAACTCGTCTTGTCCTTCCCACTCCCCAGTTTGGGGGGTCGGCGCCGTCTCCTCCGCAACGGGTTGTTTTACCCTCCGTAGGCTCATGGTGGGGTACCCGCTGTCCGGCCCCGTTTCCCACTGCTCCTCCGGTTCGGTCAGCTCCGCTTGTCGAACCGGAGCGGCGTTTCCCTCTTCTGTAGCCCCGGTGGGCCATTCAGTAGGAGGGCCTTGCGCTGCCTCCGCGTGGGGCGCTTCGGCGTGCGTTGGTGTGGTCGCCGCTGACTCTTCTGGGGGATTGGGGCATCGGGGAGGATCCGATGCGGTCGTTGGCGGTCGCGCTTCGGCGTGCGGGGGCGTGGCAGCCGCCGACTCTTCGGGAGGATTGGGGCATCGGGGAGGATCCGATGCGGGCGTTGGCGGTCGCGCTTCGGCGTGCGGGGGGCTTTCCCTGGCTGGGGCGGCCGGTTCGGAGCGGTAGTCGATTGGTTCCGCGGCTTCTCGGAATGTCCTGAAGAACGCGTTGACATTCCGGCCGGGAGGGACAAAGACGTCTACGGACATCTGGTGGTTACGCGTGACGCGTAACCCCCATGGCGTGACCGTGTGGTGAAAGGTCTCTGTTTCGGCTATGAATTGCCGACCGTAGGGTTCCTCCTCTTCGCTCTCCCCGTCGTCGTATGACGCGTTGTATGGTTTCGGTGTGTAACGCTCCAGCCCCCTCTCGGGGCGGTAAATGCCACGGCCGGTTCGGGGATCGCGGCGCTGGTGATAACCGGCATCTTCAAACTCCTGTTCGAACATCGGCGCGTATGATGGCGTCTCTGGTTCCGGGAAGCTGTGCTGGCTAGAACCGGCATCTTCGAACTCCTCTTCGAATGACGGTGACCCTGGCTCCGGGGAGCAGGGCGCGGCTCGTCGTTTATACGGCGGCGGCGACCACAGGTTCTCTCGACGGAACCCGGATGGTCGGCGGGAGAACAGCGGGGGGCTGTCTCGGGGACCCTCGTGGTCGGCTGCCCCTGCCTCGTCGGCGTCTAGCTCCATATCTGCGTACATGTCCCCATCGGAGGTGTGGGGTTCTTCGGCTACTCCTGGCTTCGGGGCGGCTTCCTCGTCCGCCTTGGCAGCGGACTCCGGTTCCTCGGCGTCGGAGAAATCCGTGAGGTGACTCTGCTGATGCAGCGGCTCTCTGGTGCGCCTTAGCTGGGGTGTTCTCGGTGGCGTTCATGGCTGGTTCTTCGGTGCGTAGAGTTCGGGGAGGAGGAGAGTGtctattttctatttaatcTATATTAATCTTCTTAATTCTAGGGCCTCCCAGGGGGCGTGACGAAAACTTACATTGTTTTGGTTCTGGTATAGTAGGGTTTTATCAAAATCGCCTTGCTCGCTCGGCGTTCGGAATCTGACTTATTTCTTGTATTTCTAACGTCATGCATTTCCCTCCGCTGACAGCGCGACTCACGGGAGCCGGCGTCAGCGGGCTTGCAATTCTGTAATCTAAGCTATGGTAAATGGATCCGTGGGACGATTATAGACGTTTGGGGCATGGGTTAATGAATGTGTGTCATGAGTGTAATGTAATGCCTGAATCTGCCGAATTgacatttatatatttttttttcgttctttctttattttattttttttttttttttggatattTCATTTTTGTCGTCTTTTCCCTTCGTAACTTTCGTTTTACGGGCAGCGCAGCTATGCGTCGCACGCGGGCTCCGATCGGATTTCGGGCGCCGATGGGCCAGGTGTAGGGCCAGCTCTTATCGCTGGGCTCGGCCGGCCTCTGGGCATGTATCGCCGCGGGAAGGCTCTGCCGGGGGCGACAGTACCGTGCGCCGTCTCTGTTGTTCTGGCCGGTTCGTCATTGGCCGGGGGGTTACAGGGGGCGGCCTCCACGTCTCGTGCTGTATGCTCGTTCCGAAGGCCTTGGGATTTGAGGCGGCGGTATAGCACCCAGATGATGGCGCAGAGAGGGATGGCGACGACGAGGGTGAACAAATAGGAGGCGGCGCTCCTTATCGTCACCGTCTCGTTCAGGTCGTCTATGTAGTTTGAATTTTGTAGGCTTAACTCCCGTAGGAACGGCAAGCTTAGCTTTTCCTTGTGTGCCGTTACGTTTATTCGAGTCATCGCCGGTACCACCGCCTTTCTTTTGGAGTCGCCGAGGTGATTCACGAACCAGGTCCCGTTAAACGAGACCCGGTGGGAATACGTAACTAGGTACGATCCCGAGATTGCTTGGGTGGTCCCCGCCTCATCTACAACGGTGAACCTTGCGTCGTTGACGATGATGGTGCCGTGGTCCACCACGACGATCGGATCCAAGTGACCGGGCGAAGTCGCGCAGTGCGCGACGGACCCGGTCACCATCTGCTGAGCGCAGGTGATCCCCTCGCGTTCTCTGCAAAACGTAGCGCCGATGGTGGCTTCGCAATCCCCGATGCTGAGGGTTTGGGGCCCGCATTCTGCCACGATGTCTCCCTCGCTGAAATCCAGTATCTTGTTCTGATGTTGGACCGGGAAAATAAGCATTTTCCTACAGACCAGCTTCGGTTGGGGAAACTTGATGAGCTAGTAGCTCCACTAGGCTGATGTTAGCGAGGTGTTGCTCGCCCAATTCCTTAATGTCAGCGCCGTCCAGAAGGGCGGGGCTGATCACGTTGATCTTGGCAAGGGTTAAGGCCAGGATGAGGTCTTCCAGATCCGTTATAATGATCCTGTTCCGCGCTATTATGGCTTCGGCCCGGTCTGCGTTGTCCTCCTTGGCGATGTGGTTCACGAGGCGGGTCAGCTCGTTGATCCGGGTTTGAATCCTGGAGTTGATTTCGTTTTGGCCACGGCTGGACTCCGCCAGCTGCTTTTGTTGGAATTTGACCTGCTCCCAGTCGTCGAAGTCGGGCGTTCCGGCCACTACCTTCAATGCTGTTCCGAGCAGGTTTATACTCCTTGTTCCCCGATGGTAGACCCTTAGCGTGGCCACCAGGTTCTTGATGTGGTCCAGGTCGGCTGCTATCACTTGCGCCatccggtctaggctaaacaGCTCCGCGGCTTGTTCCGTTTCGGCGACGTAATCTTCGTATGAAGTCACGTTCGTAGTGTGGTGCAGGTATCCGTGGTTGGCCCAAATGATGGCGTCCCCGTCCGCTATTGGGATATGTGTGGTCCTTCATGTTGTGTGGTTTTGCGTTATCTTCGGATGCGTTTGGGTTGGGATCGATTCGACCGTTCGGCTGTGGTGGCGGAATGGCACTGATCGGTGATGGTGGGGTCTCGGACTGCCGGAGACGCTTGTCGCGGGCTACGCCGTCGGTCGACCTAGTGTCGGTACTTTTCGGGATCCGGGCAGTCGTCATTGCCTCGCTCGGGTTTTTCTCCGGCACGGGCGCCCCTTCCCCCCCTTTTCCCTTCGTTTCAGCCGGTACCTGTGCCCCTGTCGTGGTCCGGCGCTTGTTCGGCGGTACCTGGGGCGTCCGCCTCCCCGGCACGTTCGTCGGGTTCGCGGTCGTGGAATTCTCTCAGATCGTTGATGTTGGCGACCTTCCGTTTCCGGCTGCTCGGGTGCTGCAGCTGAACGATGTTTGGCGACGGGAAACCCTTCACGCGATAGGGGCCGTCAAATTTAGGGTCCAGTTTTGCCGCGAAGCCTTCGGCGGCGTTTGAGAAGTGATGCTGCCGTAGAAGTACTAGCGAACCGATCGTGGGACGCCACTGTCGTCGGCGAAGGTTGTAGTGCCTCCCTTGTTCTTGGCTGGCCCTTTGAATGTTGTTTCTGACGATGGCGAACACTTCTTTTAGCCTGGCGGCCTTACCCATAGGAGTTTCCTGGGCGCTTCCCGTCCCCGGCGTGACCTCGTCGTATAAGGCGCCGGGCAGTCGGGGCTCTCTTCCGTGTACGAGGAATGCCGGGCTGAAACCGGTAGTCTCCGAGACGCTCGAGTTGATCGCCAGCGTCATTTCTGGCAAGAGTTCGTCCCACGTGTTTTGGTGATCGTCCACGAATTGGGCGATCATCGTCTTcacggtccggtttgcccTTTCCGTCGGGTTCTCTTGCGGACAATAGGGCGCGGTGTGTTGGAGTTCCACGCCGGCGGTGTGCTGGAAGGTCTTGAACGACCGACTGGTGAACTGGGTGCCGTTGTCACAGACAAAC harbors:
- the LOC117195236 gene encoding actin cytoskeleton-regulatory complex protein PAN1-like; translated protein: MYADMELDADEAGAADHEGPRDSPPLFSRRPSGFRRENLWSPPPYKRRAAPCSPEPGSPSFEEEFEDAGSSQHSFPEPETPSYAPMFEQEFEDAGYHQRRDPRTGRGIYRPERGLERYTPKPYNASYDDGESEEEEPYGRQFIAETETFHHTVTPWGLRVTRNHQMSVDVFVPPGRNVNAFFRTFREAAEPIDYRSEPAAPARESPPHAEARPPTPASDPPRCPNPPEESAAATPPHAEARPPTTASDPPRCPNPPEESAATTPTHAEAPHAEAAQGPPTEWPTGATEEGNAAPVRQAELTEPEEQWETGPDSGYPTMSLRRVKQPVAEETAPTPQTGEWEGQDELLVDCDLDEILRFLQDESTREGQSPADFSLIEELNQPTQWVIAPADWQVNIPGRALPAGFIEEIHQRLLEAERLRFRSWSWDQCYRVHKRSRAAPVCVALLPEERGGWGGVTNLKKVRHSALHRGIVTASFFPFLYLQFPLNISLLSLKNRECIR